From the Candidatus Palauibacter polyketidifaciens genome, one window contains:
- a CDS encoding TonB-dependent receptor: MVTRRLAGLIPAALAMAVGATDSSAQVEHAGEIEGIVRDADSNEPLAGAMVSIAASGGRAVSHGDGTFHLPVPGPRTYTVRVERLGYRTVALEVDASAEEIVLVTMEANPIPLPDLVVTGSVVARAANEVLRPTSVFAGEDLQRRLAGTLAETLSSEPGLAVSTMGPASAHPVIRGLSGDRILMLEDGERVGDEFASGPDHATAIDPSSARRVEVIRGPGAILYGSNALGGVINVVRDDVPSSVPHHLTGAFTLQGQSVSNAASGSLNLTYGVTDHIPVRLELSRRSSGDLETPVGPLQNTSTDIREISGGTSWVDDWGHAGATFRYYGNDYGIPGGFVGGHDAGVRVEMERTATRLRSVLRPAEVFESIEVDAGHTWYEHREIEPPDILGTLFERQTVSGEVLARHSGWGPFSSGGVGTRGSREDFGFGGALFTPNSTQTSFAVFVLEEVDLNPIRVEAGLRYDWVRVRPDREDPSSDIGHIRERSFGAASGSLGALAQLTPSFTVGASVARAFRTPSVNELFSEGPHLAAYAFEVGNPSLEVERGTGIDVFMRLVGDRLNAEVTWFHNAIADYVFPLETGELSRVRLPIFQFQGEDAVLTGFESALEWALVGDLTVEAVASYTRGRIVETDEPLPLIPPLQGHFAVGYAPRNWFVEAETRVAAGQDRTGPFESATDGYTVFDLSAGIRITVLGRLNVITVRGENLGNAVYRNHLSRVKEIMPEAGRSVSVAYRVVF; encoded by the coding sequence ATGGTGACAAGGCGTCTGGCCGGTCTGATCCCGGCCGCATTGGCAATGGCTGTTGGAGCCACCGACTCGTCCGCGCAGGTGGAACACGCGGGTGAGATCGAGGGCATCGTGCGCGATGCCGACTCCAACGAGCCTCTCGCCGGCGCCATGGTCTCCATCGCTGCTTCGGGTGGCCGGGCGGTCTCGCACGGTGACGGCACGTTCCACCTCCCGGTGCCGGGCCCGCGAACCTACACGGTGCGGGTCGAACGGCTGGGCTACCGCACGGTCGCGCTGGAAGTCGATGCATCGGCGGAAGAGATCGTACTGGTGACGATGGAGGCCAATCCCATCCCGCTGCCGGACCTCGTGGTCACGGGGTCGGTCGTGGCCCGCGCGGCGAACGAAGTGCTGCGCCCGACCAGCGTATTCGCGGGAGAGGATCTGCAGCGTCGTCTGGCCGGAACCCTGGCGGAGACGTTGTCCTCCGAGCCGGGGCTGGCGGTGAGCACCATGGGGCCGGCCTCTGCGCACCCGGTGATCCGGGGGCTCAGCGGTGACCGCATCCTGATGCTCGAGGATGGGGAACGGGTCGGCGACGAGTTTGCGAGCGGCCCCGACCACGCCACGGCGATCGATCCATCGTCGGCGCGCCGCGTCGAGGTGATCCGCGGACCGGGTGCGATTCTGTACGGAAGCAACGCGCTGGGGGGCGTCATCAACGTGGTTCGCGACGATGTGCCCTCATCCGTGCCGCACCACCTTACGGGCGCCTTCACCCTCCAGGGACAGAGCGTCAGCAACGCGGCGAGCGGAAGCCTGAATCTCACGTATGGCGTGACGGACCATATCCCGGTGCGGTTGGAGCTCTCCCGTCGCAGCAGCGGCGATCTGGAGACCCCGGTCGGACCCCTGCAGAATACGAGTACGGATATCCGGGAGATTTCCGGCGGAACCTCGTGGGTGGACGACTGGGGACATGCCGGCGCGACCTTCCGCTACTACGGCAACGACTACGGCATCCCCGGAGGATTCGTCGGGGGTCACGACGCCGGGGTGCGCGTCGAGATGGAGCGGACCGCGACCAGGCTGCGCAGCGTACTCCGGCCCGCCGAGGTTTTCGAGAGCATCGAGGTCGACGCGGGACACACGTGGTACGAGCACCGGGAGATCGAACCCCCGGACATCCTGGGAACGCTCTTCGAGCGCCAGACGGTGAGCGGCGAGGTCCTCGCCCGCCACAGCGGCTGGGGCCCCTTCTCCTCGGGAGGGGTGGGAACGCGGGGTTCCCGGGAAGACTTCGGATTCGGAGGCGCCCTCTTCACGCCGAACTCGACGCAGACCTCCTTTGCCGTGTTCGTGCTGGAGGAGGTCGATCTGAATCCGATACGCGTGGAGGCGGGCCTCCGCTACGACTGGGTGCGCGTGCGGCCCGACCGGGAGGATCCCTCCTCCGACATCGGCCACATCCGCGAGAGATCGTTCGGTGCGGCATCCGGGTCCCTTGGGGCCCTGGCGCAGCTCACGCCGAGCTTCACGGTGGGTGCTTCCGTCGCCAGGGCGTTCCGCACCCCCAGCGTCAACGAACTCTTCTCGGAGGGTCCCCATCTGGCGGCCTACGCCTTCGAGGTCGGGAACCCGTCGCTCGAGGTGGAGCGCGGGACAGGGATCGACGTGTTCATGCGTCTTGTGGGTGACCGGCTGAACGCCGAGGTGACGTGGTTCCATAACGCCATCGCGGACTACGTGTTCCCGCTCGAGACGGGAGAGTTGAGCCGCGTGCGGTTGCCGATCTTCCAGTTCCAGGGAGAAGACGCGGTGCTCACGGGATTCGAGAGCGCGCTCGAGTGGGCGCTGGTCGGGGACCTGACCGTAGAGGCCGTGGCTTCGTACACCCGGGGCAGGATCGTGGAGACAGACGAACCGCTTCCGCTGATCCCGCCGCTGCAGGGGCACTTCGCCGTCGGCTACGCGCCTCGCAACTGGTTCGTCGAAGCGGAAACGCGGGTTGCGGCTGGCCAGGACCGGACGGGTCCCTTTGAGAGCGCAACTGACGGATATACAGTGTTCGATCTCTCCGCCGGCATCCGGATCACGGTTCTTGGGCGGCTGAACGTGATCACCGTACGGGGGGAGAACCTTGGCAACGCAGTGTACAGAAACCACTTGTCGCGCGTGAAGGAGATCATGCCCGAGGCCGGGAGATCTGTTAGCGTGGCTTATCGCGTCGTCTTCTAG
- a CDS encoding MBL fold metallo-hydrolase, producing MTIHTLDARTSIVDLKFQGFDLAIGTGVLETGDGIALVDPGPTTCLPALEAGLGEAGSGLPDVRAILLTHIHLDHATAAGTIVSRVPEARVYVHPVGATHMIRPERLLASAGRIYGDRMETLWGEFLPVPAESVTAVDEGDALQLGDRALRVAYTPGHAKHHVAYFEDDGGTAWVGDVGGIRIPPGGVIPVTPVPDIDVEGWNASMERVMAWGPDRIIPTHFGAVEDPAAHFAKLRDELARWARIVRESLGEEDAAEPDTSADPARARAFAAWVEQDLRGRMPAEPVDTYINAFGAGDSWWGLARYWRKRTSAA from the coding sequence ATGACGATCCACACGCTCGACGCGCGGACCTCCATCGTCGATCTGAAGTTCCAGGGCTTCGACCTCGCCATCGGCACCGGAGTCCTGGAAACCGGGGATGGAATCGCGCTCGTCGACCCCGGGCCCACGACCTGCCTCCCCGCGCTGGAGGCCGGGCTCGGGGAGGCCGGATCCGGCCTCCCCGACGTGCGCGCGATCCTGCTCACGCACATCCACCTCGATCACGCCACGGCCGCCGGGACCATCGTGAGCCGGGTGCCCGAGGCGCGGGTCTACGTGCACCCCGTGGGGGCGACCCACATGATCCGGCCGGAGCGTCTCCTCGCCTCGGCCGGCCGCATCTACGGCGACCGGATGGAGACGCTGTGGGGAGAGTTCCTTCCGGTGCCCGCGGAGTCCGTCACTGCGGTGGACGAGGGGGATGCCCTGCAACTTGGCGATCGTGCGCTGCGCGTCGCCTACACGCCCGGCCATGCGAAGCACCATGTCGCCTATTTCGAGGACGACGGAGGGACGGCGTGGGTGGGCGATGTGGGCGGCATCCGCATCCCGCCGGGGGGCGTGATCCCGGTCACTCCCGTACCCGACATCGACGTCGAAGGCTGGAACGCGAGCATGGAGCGGGTCATGGCGTGGGGTCCCGACCGCATCATCCCGACCCACTTCGGGGCGGTCGAGGACCCGGCCGCCCACTTCGCGAAACTCCGCGACGAACTCGCGCGCTGGGCCCGCATCGTGCGCGAGTCGCTGGGCGAAGAGGACGCGGCGGAGCCGGACACGTCCGCCGACCCCGCCCGGGCCCGGGCCTTCGCGGCGTGGGTGGAGCAAGACCTGCGCGGGCGCATGCCGGCGGAGCCCGTGGACACCTACATCAACGCTTTCGGCGCCGGCGACTCGTGGTGGGGCCTCGCCCGCTACTGGCGCAAGCGAACCTCGGCCGCATGA
- a CDS encoding VOC family protein, whose translation MNHRSIPIATVVCALLGTASAALAQGAPGACVAPGSSLRLDHVPIAVEDLEALSQRLTDEFGFRVRSPERDENGLATASIPFGDGTRLELRTMKPAPAPGPDAPGTVEAQRYADLIADGGGGAYLAFSGPTPAGVLEIAGELEPELAAVSGGAGPRVVFPRGHPLHPVFFVTSDPGRATSADPAPHPNGARGLEAVWVMVEDPERLTRFLLAFGARDCGPSRHPEHLHGRAVGIRGGTVYVVDARLWMADPESAPVVSLTVRGGPGSVSDNIVLGNAGGLWIELRPSDAGSDPTNPAGPADPEEDG comes from the coding sequence ATGAACCACCGCTCGATTCCCATCGCGACGGTCGTCTGTGCCCTGCTCGGAACGGCTTCGGCCGCCCTCGCGCAGGGGGCTCCGGGGGCGTGCGTCGCCCCGGGATCCTCGCTGCGCCTCGACCACGTGCCCATCGCCGTCGAAGACCTCGAGGCCCTCTCGCAGCGACTCACCGACGAGTTCGGTTTCCGGGTCCGGAGTCCCGAGCGGGACGAGAACGGTCTCGCGACGGCATCGATTCCGTTCGGCGACGGGACCCGGCTCGAACTGAGGACGATGAAACCTGCCCCTGCCCCCGGCCCCGACGCGCCGGGCACCGTGGAAGCGCAGCGTTACGCGGACCTCATCGCCGATGGCGGAGGCGGGGCGTATCTCGCGTTCTCCGGTCCGACGCCGGCGGGCGTCCTGGAGATCGCGGGCGAACTTGAACCCGAGTTGGCCGCGGTTTCGGGCGGAGCGGGCCCCCGGGTCGTCTTCCCCCGAGGCCACCCGCTTCACCCCGTGTTCTTCGTGACCTCCGATCCCGGGAGGGCGACGTCGGCGGACCCGGCGCCGCACCCGAACGGCGCCCGCGGACTCGAGGCGGTGTGGGTGATGGTGGAAGACCCGGAGCGCCTCACGCGGTTCCTGCTCGCCTTCGGGGCCCGCGACTGCGGCCCGTCGCGACACCCCGAGCACCTGCATGGGCGCGCCGTCGGCATCCGCGGCGGCACCGTCTACGTCGTCGACGCGCGCCTCTGGATGGCCGATCCGGAGTCCGCCCCGGTCGTGTCGCTGACCGTGCGCGGCGGACCCGGGTCCGTCTCCGACAACATCGTGCTCGGCAACGCCGGCGGGCTCTGGATCGAACTGCGACCCTCCGACGCCGGCTCCGATCCGACCAATCCGGCCGGCCCGGCCGACCCCGAGGAGGACGGATGA
- a CDS encoding S8 family peptidase — MTKTPKWSRLIPLAIALSACQNDTVDPAASRAPANAPRASLDARADSSKLVPAPGEKVPNSYILKTHTDKDARAVAAQLAAEHTATVKYVYPSLPGLAVTLPNPDDLPKPTDLSKLLEDRRIVRVSEERILQATGLFPSRPSEETSLDTQTAGVGWNLDKLDSREFATNGTYRYEETASSVPVYVIDSGTISHGEFGGRVLPGVDLVGLSDGRGDYSGHGTAVASVIGGNTTGVAKTVQLVPVRITHNREADESTFIAGIEWVIARNMGFGVANISFATPDTVDADVDEIVQRLVADGVTTVVGAGNYDKDACKVSPARLTEVITVSAVDSNGNRSVFNSEEHPAATYGACVDIWAPGNDVRAVYSQTHEIHLWSGTSVAAPHVTAVAWLILREENNRASPAHIKDVILSSATEGRLNVNGPNRFLYAPRSVAWISGPSSVTSSGSQTWSGRGWGGYSLTYLWETSTDGGTTWTAAGTGDRYTRSFNSRENYTLTLRLTVTNDFDEQPSVTWTIPVDTGCGETVCPG; from the coding sequence ATGACAAAAACTCCCAAGTGGTCCCGCCTGATCCCCCTGGCCATCGCGTTGAGCGCTTGCCAGAACGACACGGTTGATCCGGCGGCCAGCAGAGCTCCGGCGAACGCACCCCGCGCGAGCCTCGACGCCCGCGCGGACTCATCCAAGCTTGTGCCCGCTCCGGGCGAGAAGGTGCCGAACTCCTACATCCTGAAGACTCACACGGACAAGGATGCCCGCGCAGTCGCCGCGCAGCTTGCGGCGGAGCATACGGCCACCGTGAAGTACGTCTACCCGAGCCTGCCGGGGCTCGCGGTCACGCTGCCGAACCCCGACGATCTGCCCAAGCCCACCGACCTGAGCAAGCTGCTGGAGGACCGGCGAATCGTCCGAGTGTCCGAAGAGCGCATCCTGCAAGCGACCGGTCTGTTTCCATCCCGGCCATCCGAGGAGACGAGCCTGGACACGCAGACGGCGGGGGTAGGATGGAATCTGGATAAGCTGGATTCTCGTGAATTCGCTACGAACGGCACGTATCGTTACGAAGAGACAGCGTCATCGGTACCCGTATATGTAATCGACAGCGGAACGATATCCCACGGCGAGTTCGGCGGACGCGTCCTTCCTGGCGTGGATCTTGTAGGATTAAGCGACGGTCGAGGCGACTACAGCGGCCATGGTACGGCGGTTGCAAGTGTTATCGGAGGCAACACCACCGGTGTGGCGAAGACGGTACAGCTGGTCCCCGTCAGAATAACACATAATCGCGAAGCTGATGAAAGCACGTTCATCGCAGGTATCGAATGGGTGATCGCCCGCAATATGGGCTTCGGGGTGGCAAACATAAGCTTCGCAACTCCAGACACCGTTGACGCCGATGTGGATGAGATTGTACAACGACTCGTGGCTGACGGGGTTACAACCGTGGTGGGGGCGGGAAATTACGATAAAGACGCATGCAAAGTGTCACCCGCTCGACTGACTGAAGTCATCACTGTGTCGGCCGTAGATTCCAACGGAAACCGCTCCGTGTTCAACTCGGAAGAGCACCCCGCGGCAACTTACGGGGCATGTGTTGATATCTGGGCACCCGGCAACGACGTTCGCGCCGTATACAGCCAAACGCATGAGATTCATCTTTGGTCTGGCACGTCCGTGGCAGCGCCACATGTAACGGCCGTAGCGTGGCTGATACTCCGCGAAGAAAACAATCGGGCGTCTCCCGCTCACATCAAGGATGTGATCCTGTCGAGCGCGACGGAGGGCAGGTTGAACGTAAACGGGCCGAACAGGTTCCTCTACGCGCCGCGCTCTGTCGCGTGGATCAGCGGACCGTCCTCGGTCACGTCGAGCGGAAGTCAAACGTGGAGCGGAAGAGGGTGGGGCGGCTACTCGCTGACGTACCTGTGGGAAACCAGCACCGACGGTGGAACAACCTGGACCGCCGCCGGTACTGGTGATCGATACACACGCTCGTTCAACAGCAGAGAGAACTATACACTGACATTGCGATTGACCGTGACGAACGACTTTGACGAACAACCCTCGGTCACATGGACGATCCCGGTCGACACCGGCTGCGGCGAGACGGTATGCCCTGGGTGA
- a CDS encoding DinB family protein, whose amino-acid sequence MNRPGPDEHGEYYSTYIDRVPADRPLVDVLSEAPDELDALLSGLPGEREHFAYEPGKWTCREVLGHVIDTERIFSYRALHIARADSAELPGMDQVEWAAASNAADRPIPELLHEFRALRTANAAFFASLDEDALSRRGVASGAECTVRALIHIIAGHELHHRDALRERYLAARAED is encoded by the coding sequence ATGAACCGACCTGGACCCGACGAACACGGCGAGTACTACTCCACCTACATCGACCGCGTACCGGCCGACCGGCCCTTGGTCGATGTCCTCAGCGAGGCGCCCGACGAACTCGACGCGCTTCTCTCCGGCCTCCCCGGCGAACGCGAGCACTTCGCGTACGAGCCGGGGAAGTGGACGTGCCGCGAAGTGCTGGGTCATGTGATCGACACCGAGCGGATCTTCTCCTATCGCGCGCTCCACATCGCCCGCGCGGATTCGGCGGAGCTGCCGGGGATGGATCAGGTTGAATGGGCCGCGGCCTCCAACGCGGCCGATCGTCCCATCCCGGAACTGCTGCATGAATTCCGTGCGCTGCGCACCGCGAACGCGGCCTTCTTCGCCTCGCTCGACGAAGACGCGCTCTCGCGCCGGGGAGTCGCGAGCGGCGCCGAGTGCACGGTGCGGGCGCTCATCCATATCATCGCCGGCCACGAGCTTCACCACCGGGACGCGCTCAGGGAGCGATACCTGGCCGCCCGCGCCGAAGACTGA
- a CDS encoding copper resistance protein CopC, with protein MSRWIRRGAAVVAAAAFSTAGVFVGAHLALEASSPKKDALVTTSPETVTLWFTEAPQMAGTSVRLLPKGGEPLDLEPATADRDDPSVVVLEVSETLADGDYEVMWRAMSQDGHTIRGDFGFTVQTAR; from the coding sequence ATGTCCAGATGGATTCGAAGAGGGGCAGCCGTCGTGGCGGCCGCCGCGTTCTCGACGGCGGGCGTCTTCGTCGGCGCGCACCTCGCCCTCGAGGCGTCGTCTCCGAAGAAGGACGCGCTGGTGACGACCAGCCCCGAGACGGTCACGCTGTGGTTCACGGAGGCCCCGCAGATGGCCGGGACGTCCGTTCGGCTCCTGCCGAAGGGGGGCGAACCCCTCGACCTCGAGCCGGCGACCGCGGATCGGGACGACCCCAGCGTCGTCGTGCTGGAGGTCAGCGAGACGCTCGCGGACGGCGACTACGAGGTGATGTGGCGCGCCATGTCGCAGGACGGCCACACGATCCGCGGCGACTTCGGCTTCACGGTGCAAACCGCCCGCTGA